A section of the Clostridium omnivorum genome encodes:
- a CDS encoding winged helix-turn-helix transcriptional regulator has translation MSEEIKKHESCHMKEQCLKYDTCPMVLVQDLLSGKWKILILWYLSYNTLRFSDIKRRLPNITQKMLTQQLRSLEEDGLIFRTVYNIIPPKVEYGLTETGKKTIPILNMMHSFGSEYLNENNINITE, from the coding sequence ATGAGTGAAGAAATAAAAAAACATGAGTCTTGTCATATGAAGGAACAATGCTTAAAATATGATACATGTCCTATGGTATTAGTGCAAGATTTACTTTCAGGCAAATGGAAAATTTTGATTCTCTGGTATCTTAGTTATAATACACTAAGATTCTCTGATATTAAGAGAAGATTACCTAATATAACGCAGAAAATGCTTACACAACAATTGAGAAGCTTAGAAGAGGATGGCCTGATATTTAGAACAGTTTATAACATTATTCCCCCAAAGGTGGAATATGGCTTAACAGAAACAGGTAAAAAAACAATACCTATATTAAACATGATGCACAGCTTTGGTTCAGAATACTTAAATGAAAATAATATTAATATTACTGAATAA
- a CDS encoding transglutaminase-like domain-containing protein: protein MSWLKENKIFILLTYINFIFILRLMKISYKIEGFSYVYITALFIGATLIYWFYHSVLKRGLYKFLFTLGIVVSLLVFFYFKSGIVLNFINNDIIHNFNTINTKLYNTIDTSFSEFKAVFAIAVPLIILFNMLLMTKGLPNNILILNLTIILLLWYTGYTDDVKNYLFQYVFLNLITYCVNTYIKNSANMRKHGIRVMLNSKKVSLYMILFCLAVAQFSIIMPQNFGAKYSTSIKSRFHNQFANDKETDELKGKKIRYDLSYSGYDGNKNRLGGSLTLNDLTAFKVKSDKPYYLIGTIKDYYDGSSWDQSEKKYSYKDKGDKLTVNSLDISKGYLMDSGSSMTIYPQELNTSTYFTPSYAVDLNPEKGDVFYDDIPTFMNSSMTQKPYTVKFMQISEVGKLKLADVSTASKGVGPIYYSETYKKYLQLPDNISPAIYKLVYDITKDSKNDLEKVKKIKDYLSSNYTYSIKVSDLPEGKEFVDYFLFTEKKGYCTYFASALTVMCRIAGVPARYVEGFNMTERKDDKGLYVVSNENAHAWTEVLFMENQQMGIWYTVDAVPDGPTLVREQKKNEEKVDNTQNSPDVSGMNSNIKRNGRDQNLDGSEGSEIQKLSLKVLVLIYFISIILLITIGRILWSLIRKRRIINSNSIIPLYLYSMRRLKTIGIVKPDYLGDVEFIQNVNGKELRARLTIVSNLVYEEFYGKKTALEFDKKEFYNFIEKHLKRRQNIFVYFIKKYFYINFSAILKFFKVKFKSKSI from the coding sequence ATGAGTTGGTTAAAGGAAAATAAGATTTTTATACTGCTTACTTATATTAACTTTATTTTTATACTAAGGCTAATGAAAATTTCATACAAAATTGAAGGCTTTAGCTATGTATATATAACAGCACTATTTATTGGTGCCACGCTTATATACTGGTTTTACCATAGTGTATTAAAAAGAGGCCTTTATAAGTTTTTGTTTACCTTAGGAATAGTAGTAAGCCTTTTAGTATTTTTCTATTTTAAAAGTGGAATTGTACTAAATTTTATAAACAATGATATAATCCACAATTTTAATACTATCAATACAAAGCTCTACAATACAATTGATACGAGTTTTAGTGAATTTAAGGCTGTTTTTGCTATTGCAGTTCCATTAATAATTTTATTTAATATGCTCTTGATGACAAAGGGACTTCCTAATAATATTTTAATTCTAAATTTAACAATAATACTGTTATTATGGTATACAGGCTATACAGATGATGTTAAAAATTATTTGTTTCAATATGTGTTTTTGAATCTTATTACCTATTGCGTTAATACTTACATTAAAAATTCTGCAAACATGAGAAAACACGGAATAAGGGTTATGTTAAATAGCAAAAAGGTTTCTTTGTACATGATACTGTTTTGTTTAGCTGTGGCTCAGTTTTCAATTATTATGCCACAAAATTTTGGAGCAAAATATAGTACAAGCATAAAGAGTAGATTTCATAATCAATTTGCAAATGATAAGGAAACAGATGAATTAAAGGGAAAGAAAATTAGATATGATTTATCATATTCTGGGTATGATGGTAACAAGAATAGACTTGGAGGTTCATTAACTTTAAATGACTTGACTGCATTTAAAGTTAAAAGCGATAAACCGTATTATTTAATAGGAACAATTAAAGATTATTATGATGGTTCATCTTGGGACCAAAGCGAGAAAAAGTACAGCTATAAAGATAAAGGTGATAAGCTTACTGTGAACTCTCTGGATATTTCAAAAGGATATCTTATGGATTCAGGAAGTTCTATGACTATTTACCCTCAAGAATTAAATACGTCTACTTACTTCACTCCTTCCTATGCTGTGGATTTAAATCCTGAAAAGGGTGATGTATTTTATGATGATATTCCAACTTTTATGAACAGCAGCATGACACAAAAACCTTATACTGTAAAGTTTATGCAAATATCAGAGGTTGGAAAGTTGAAGCTCGCTGATGTGAGTACAGCATCAAAAGGTGTAGGGCCAATTTATTATTCTGAAACATATAAAAAATATCTTCAGCTTCCAGACAACATTAGCCCTGCAATTTACAAATTAGTTTATGATATTACGAAAGACAGTAAAAATGATTTAGAAAAGGTAAAGAAGATAAAGGATTACTTGAGTTCAAATTACACCTATTCAATTAAGGTTTCTGATTTACCGGAAGGAAAAGAGTTTGTTGATTATTTCCTTTTCACTGAAAAGAAGGGATATTGCACTTATTTTGCCTCTGCACTTACAGTTATGTGCAGAATAGCAGGGGTACCAGCTAGATATGTAGAAGGCTTTAATATGACAGAAAGAAAAGATGATAAAGGCCTTTACGTAGTGTCTAATGAAAATGCCCACGCATGGACTGAAGTGCTTTTTATGGAAAACCAGCAAATGGGTATTTGGTATACAGTAGATGCAGTCCCAGATGGACCAACCTTAGTTAGGGAACAAAAGAAAAATGAAGAAAAGGTAGATAATACACAGAATTCTCCAGATGTAAGTGGAATGAATTCAAATATAAAGAGAAATGGAAGAGATCAAAATTTAGATGGCAGTGAAGGATCAGAGATTCAAAAGCTTTCACTTAAAGTATTGGTTTTAATATATTTCATTTCAATAATTTTACTTATAACAATTGGTAGAATTCTATGGTCGTTAATTAGAAAGAGAAGGATAATCAATTCAAATAGCATAATACCACTGTATTTATATAGTATGAGAAGATTAAAAACCATAGGAATAGTAAAGCCTGATTATCTTGGAGATGTAGAATTTATACAAAATGTTAACGGAAAAGAATTAAGGGCAAGACTTACTATAGTTTCTAATTTAGTGTATGAAGAATTCTATGGAAAGAAAACAGCACTTGAATTTGATAAAAAGGAATTTTATAACTTCATAGAAAAGCATTTAAAACGTAGGCAAAACATTTTTGTATACTTTATTAAGAAGTATTTTTACATTAATTTCTCAGCTATATTAAAATTTTTTAAAGTAAAATTTAAATCTAAAAGCATATAA
- a CDS encoding DUF58 domain-containing protein translates to MFRVSKKFLILLVVAFIFAFIQGGNLPYCIFYGIALTFFIGLIYIFAQIKAISVQVRFDKEMYSAGDTAQFSTIVKNYSILPSPYVLIKNSAMSNINSKYVSDCLCLNPDESKWIKNEVQFNQRGIYNFGDIYCSVSDMFYIFQRGKHINSYSVMKVYPRVHNISKFVSNGSDIFKNTVSSKTNIEDAYSTRDIRKYNEGDSLKRVNWKVSAKHGELYVKNFETVSGEESNLFLNMSKDNIDNDNSGVLEEALVDFCVSIVNYMQLKGIKSKLFINSLIERKFEVDSREDFIQLMEFFLTQKSDSESNFINYINSNLDKIPKLSWIGIITARIDDGMRDNLIMMKDKGYNLTVFYYANSLSKLENIKFLNRIGIQCLSFNEMINKAGN, encoded by the coding sequence ATGTTTAGGGTTAGCAAAAAGTTCCTTATCTTGCTTGTAGTTGCCTTTATATTTGCATTTATACAAGGTGGGAATTTGCCTTATTGCATATTTTATGGGATTGCTTTGACCTTTTTTATAGGTCTTATATATATATTTGCTCAAATTAAAGCAATTTCTGTTCAAGTTAGATTTGATAAAGAAATGTATAGCGCAGGGGACACTGCACAGTTTTCTACAATTGTGAAGAATTATAGCATACTTCCGTCTCCATATGTTTTGATAAAAAATAGCGCTATGTCAAATATAAATTCCAAGTATGTTAGCGATTGCTTGTGTCTCAATCCTGATGAGAGCAAGTGGATAAAAAATGAGGTACAATTTAATCAAAGAGGAATTTATAATTTTGGAGATATATACTGCAGTGTTAGTGACATGTTTTATATTTTTCAACGGGGTAAGCATATTAATAGCTATTCAGTTATGAAAGTATATCCCAGAGTTCATAATATATCTAAATTTGTTTCAAATGGCAGCGATATATTCAAAAATACTGTAAGTAGTAAGACAAATATTGAAGATGCATATAGTACTCGTGATATAAGAAAATATAATGAAGGAGACAGCTTGAAAAGGGTAAACTGGAAGGTAAGTGCCAAGCATGGAGAATTATATGTAAAAAACTTTGAAACTGTTTCTGGAGAAGAAAGTAATTTGTTTTTAAATATGAGTAAAGACAATATTGATAACGATAATTCAGGTGTATTAGAAGAGGCGTTAGTTGATTTTTGTGTATCTATTGTAAACTATATGCAGCTAAAGGGTATTAAAAGCAAGCTTTTTATAAATTCACTTATAGAAAGAAAGTTTGAGGTAGATAGCAGAGAGGATTTCATTCAACTGATGGAATTTTTTCTAACTCAAAAGAGTGATAGTGAAAGTAATTTTATAAACTATATTAATTCAAATTTAGATAAGATTCCAAAGCTAAGTTGGATAGGAATTATCACCGCAAGGATTGATGATGGCATGAGGGATAATCTTATTATGATGAAAGACAAAGGTTACAATCTTACTGTTTTTTATTATGCAAATTCTTTAAGTAAGCTTGAGAATATTAAATTTCTAAATAGAATTGGTATACAATGTTTAAGTTTTAATGAAATGATAAATAAAGCCGGAAATTAG
- a CDS encoding FMN-dependent NADH-azoreductase — MSKVLYIKANAKKEGESRTFKISDSFIEEYKKLNPQDEIITLDLYEEGIEFLPKGELGELHTPKEGTGKDHPILKYAYQFLEADKYVIAEPFWNLSIPSILKAYIDYITVTGITFKYTASGAVGLCTGKKVVNITSRGGDYTSEPAASYEMGDRYLRTILGFLGITDFTTISADGLDIIGNDVNAIVGKTIEKAKEKAKNF; from the coding sequence ATGAGTAAAGTATTGTACATTAAAGCAAATGCAAAGAAAGAGGGAGAATCTAGAACTTTTAAGATTTCGGATAGTTTTATTGAAGAATATAAGAAATTAAATCCTCAAGATGAAATTATCACTTTGGATTTATATGAAGAAGGAATAGAATTTCTTCCAAAAGGAGAACTTGGAGAATTGCATACACCTAAAGAAGGAACAGGGAAAGACCATCCAATATTAAAGTATGCATATCAATTTTTAGAAGCAGATAAATATGTAATTGCAGAACCATTTTGGAACTTAAGCATTCCTTCAATACTAAAAGCATATATAGATTATATAACAGTTACTGGAATTACATTTAAATATACAGCATCAGGAGCTGTAGGACTATGTACTGGAAAAAAGGTAGTTAATATTACTTCAAGAGGTGGAGATTATACAAGTGAACCTGCAGCATCTTATGAAATGGGCGACAGATATTTAAGAACAATATTAGGTTTCTTAGGAATAACTGATTTTACAACTATTTCAGCAGATGGTTTAGACATAATAGGAAATGATGTTAATGCTATTGTTGGAAAGACTATAGAAAAGGCTAAGGAAAAAGCAAAGAATTTTTAA